Below is a genomic region from Macaca thibetana thibetana isolate TM-01 chromosome 1, ASM2454274v1, whole genome shotgun sequence.
cccattgtatgcacttttatttaaatttaacccTAAAAAGATAagtttagtgtttttgtttgttttgagatggagtttcgctcctgttgcccagactggagtgcaatggcacaatctcggctcaccacaacctcagcctcccaggttcaggtgattctcctgccccatcctcccaagtagctggaattacaggcatgcaccaccacacccggttaatttcgtatttttagtagagatggggtttctccatgttagacttgtctcaaactcctgacctcaggtgatgcacccacctcgtgccttggcctcccaaagtgctgggattacaggtgtgagccactgccccggccaagtttagtgtttttgtttgtttggatttttttgaggtggagtcttgctctgttgcccaggctggagtgcagtggcacaatctcagctcactgcaacctctgcctccagggttcaagtaattctcctgcctcagcctcccaagtagctgggattacaggcgcctgccactgcgcccagctaatttttgcacttttcttttttttttttttttttttttttttttgagacagagtctcgctctgtcgcccaggctggagtgcagtggccggatctcagctcactgcaagctctgcctcctgggcttacgccattctcctgcctcagcctcccgagtagctgggactacaggcacccgccacctcgcccggcggctagttttttgtattttttagtagagacagggtttcactgtgttagccaggatggtcttgatcttctgacctcgtgatccgcccatctcggcctcccaaagtgctgggattacaggcttgagccaccgcgcccggcctaatttttgcacttttaatagagacagggtttcaccatcttggccatgctggtctcaaactcctgaccttgtgatccacccacctcggcctcccaaagagctgggattccaggcatgagccacgacacctggccaAGTTTAGTGTTCTTAAGAGAGGATACTATTAATGTTGTTCCCATGAACTGTTGTTCTTGTGACAGATGAACTGAAGGCAGGAAGAGCAAATAAAGGATGAAATAAAGGACTATTACATCCCAGATAGGAAACGAAGGCCCTTGCTAAAATCAATCACCCTTCAGTAAGAGAGTATTCAAACTTATCCTCACCCTGGAGAACAGTAAAGGCCTAGGTGCTCTGCTCTTAAGATCCTGTCTTGgcagccgtgcatggtggctcacactggtaatcccagcactgggaggctgaggtgggtggatcacgaggtcaggagtttgagaccagcctgaccaacatagtgaaaccccatctctactaaaaatacaaaaattagccgggcgtagtggcgtgtgcgtgtaatcccagctactccggaggctgaggcagaagaatcacttgaacctgggaggcggaggttgcagtgagccgagatcgtgccgctgcactctatcctgggcgacagagtgagactccatctcaaacaaacaaaaatcctatcCTGATTCCTAAAGATTCgcttcaaggcccaggaaaaTGGGTGTTAAGTATCTCCACCCCCAGGAATCTTCACTGGAGTCTCCTTACCTGACCAGGAGTGAGACCAGCAATTTCAGGTGTCCCTGTCCCTGGGGCATAGGCAGGATCCAGAGCGTCAATATCAAAGCTGATATAAATGGGTTTGCCTCCCATCTGCTGCCTGACTTCCGCCATCAGAGGAACCAGCGACTTCATCCAGCAGTCTTCAGCCAGAACTACCCGGAAGCCCTGTGGAGACAGGGACTGAGGCTTCTGCCTGGCAGCATTCACAGGGCGCTTCCTGTTTGCCAGCCCCTTGCTCAGCTCTATGTGCACATCACACTTGACCCTCCATCTCCGTGAGGAGGGAACTATCATCCTATTTTCCaggtgaggaagggagggacaaTGAGTGGTAAGGAAGCAGGGTCAAAGCTGACTGATGGATTTGGGGTCAGAGAGAAGCTCCGCTAAAGCAAGAGTGGGAAACTCAGCAGCTCACGCTAGCACCTTCTGAATTGCTTTGTCCAGAAGACTGGCCTTGGCACATTCTAAAAGCAAGGGATTTGGGTCTTTCCCATGGGGTCTTGTCACACATGTGTACCTGAGAGCTGTTCTGCCTAGAGGGTATGAGGACCAGAACTAAGAAGGTGGCAACTCCTCTTGGGTCCAGACctcctcccctctttttttttttttttttgagacgaagtctcactctgtcgccctggctggagtgccgtggcacgatctcggctcactgcaacctccgcctcgcaggttcgagcaattctcctgcctcagcctcccgagtagctgggattacagatgcgtgccaccaggcccggctaatttttgtattttcaatagagacggggtttcaccgtgttggccaggctggtctcgaactcctgacctcaggtgatccgcccacctcagcctcccaaagtgctgggattacaggcgtgagccaccgcgcccagcctcctcccctcttCTAAGCCAGCACCCTCCAAAGGGGTGGGTCGATTTCTGCTTGTCTCCCCACCCCAGCGATAGACTTCCCGTGGCCCATAAACCAACCTCCTCACTCCTGTGCTCCGTATGCCCCTGAGGATGCAAACTCAGCCTTTTATCCCTGCTTTCAGACTTGATTAGCAAAGCCCCTGCTGAACCCCTGGTTGCCACGGGTGAGGCAATGGAGAGGAAGGCATtttggggggcaggggtggggggcatTCGGTCTGTCACCTGGCTCCGGTTGTATCTGTAGGGATCCAACGTTGTGGAATAGCCCCGGATGCCAATCTGCGCCACCCGCTTACAGTCCAGGAGACCCTCATCCACACACCGGCGGAAGGGCGCCCCGTGGTAGAGCTTCTCTCCTAGGGCCTCGTCGGCCGTGTCCGTGTGCGCGTCCACATGCAGCAGCCCCACTGGGCCATGCCTGATGACAACAGGGCAGCTCAGAGGCCAACCCTCCCTGTGGGGCCCTAGCACAGCCACCCTTCAGGCCACCAATACTTGGTGACGATTCACAGCCACAAAGGGGAGACCTGGCATCCATTTTCTGCCTTGCAACTGGTTCCTGTCTTCTTGAGATCACTTAACATCTCAGAAGAACAATAAACTCACAGCAGTCAGGCAGGAAATAGACATGTTTTGGCTGCCACCCACACCTAACACCCAGAATATGCTTAATTTAGAGACAGGATGAGAATCAAGGGTGGTGGCACAGGCGAGCTTGGCTGAAGGCTCAACTAAACCAAGACATACCCTTTCTCCGACCGAGGAAGAGGAAGCTTCAATCCAGCTCTCTCCATAACCTCCATCAACCCCTGCCAGTCACCCAAAATAAACGTATGATCCAAATccgtgagaaataaatgtagCTTTGAGCAAAGACCTGCACCCACCCACCTCCAACCAGAATGCCACCCACATGTGCTTCCATAGACACATTCTGGAGCTGCCACCCTCCACCTCGgtccttctgtctctttctcaaaCTAAATTAGCCAAAGTCGGCCAACCCCGGGTAGACTTCCACTACTGGCAAATCAGTCTTTTGATTGTCTGGGAAAGGTGCCCTTTTAGGAGGAAACAAGGGCCTCTCAGCAAGCTCCACCATTGTGCCTGTCAGTGTTTGTTTTTGGCCCTTGAAGCAAAGCAGAAACTGAAGTTAACTGAGGTTGTGTATTTCACTAGAGGCTCATCTTCCAAAAGCAGAGGCAAGTTGAAAATGCTGAGCACACATACCAGGACAGATCTAGGGCAAGGGAGGGTGGCCAGAAGTGTTAATAATAAATTGTCTTGGCTTCTAGCTGGTGACTGACAGAGACGCCTGGAGCTCAACCTTAATTGTGATCCCCAGAAGCAGCTCATAACCTGAGCCAGCAGCAGTCACCTAATGCCACCTAACAGCAAACAACTCAGTCCCTGGCTTCTGGCTTTTGAAACCTTGCTGGGCCAAGCCATTTGGGACTTACTTTTTTGCCATCGCTTGCAATATGGGATACGTGATTGTGTGATCTCCACCtgcaaagaggaagaagaaagacgTGTGAAAAGTGAATTGGAGGATTACatagaataatcttttttttttttttttttttttttttgcgatgtaGTTTTGCTCtaactattgcccaggctggagttcaatggcgcaatctcggctcactgcaacctctgcctcacaggttcgagcgattctcctgcctcagcctcccgagtagctgggattacaggtgtgcaccaccatacctggctaattttgtatttttagtagagagttaatttcaccatgttggttaggctggtctcaaactcctgacctcaagtgatccacttgcctcggcctcccaaagtgctgggattacaggcatgagccaccttgcccagctgaaTAATCTTAACCCAATTTTCACCTTTTCAGACTGGGGAGCTATAACCACAGCTACAATAAGATCTTATTGATTGGTGGGCTGCTtaatgaacctgggaggtcaaggctgcagtaagctgtgatcgtgccactgcactccagcctgggcgacagagtaagacacgATCTCAAAAATATGAGTAgcttgccgggcacagtggtttatgcctgtaatcccagcgctttgggaggccaaggcgggcaggtcacctgatgttgggagttcaagaccagcctgaccaacatgaagaaaccccgggggtggtagcgcatgcctgtaatcccagctactccggaggctgaggcaggagaatcacttgaacccaggaggcagaggttgcggtgagccgagatcatgccattgcactccagcctaggcaacaagggtgaaactccatctcaaaaataaataaataaataaatagcttgagcctaggagtttgagaccagcctgggcaacatagcaagaccatgtctctaaaaagtaaaagtagaaataggccaggcgcagtggctcacacctgtaatcccaacactttgggaggccaagacaagcagattgcctgagcccaggaattcaaggtccacctgggcaacacattaagaccccatctctgcaaaaaatacaaaaattagccgggcatggtggcaaactcctgtagacccagctactcaggaagctggagtggaagggtcacctgagcccagggaggacaaggttgcagcgagccatgacggcgccactgcactccagtctgggtgacagagtgagaccctgactcaaaactaaataaataaaagaggaaattagaCAAGAGCTACTTTAGGAATTGCCTTTGCAGCGTATTCTAAGAAAATGCCTAAAATAGCTCTGTTCAATAGAAACGTCTATCATGATGAGAATGTTCTATCTGCACTGGCCCATATGGTAGCCACTCTCCACATGTGACACACATGTGACATACATATAGCTAATATGACTCAGAaactgagtattttattttaattaatttaaatttaggccaggcgcggtggctcatgcctgtaatcccagcatttggggaggctgaggcgggcggatcacctgaggtcaggagttcgagaccagccttgccaacatggtgaaaccctgtttctactaaaaatacaaaaaattagctgggcatggtggcacgcacctgtaatcccagctattcaggaggctgaggcaggagaattgcttgaacccgggaggtggaggttgcagtgagccaagctgggcaacaagagcaaaactccgtctcaaaaaaaaaaaatagaatttaagtagccacatgtggctagtggctaccctattggacagcacagacCTAGGAAAGTATTCtttctgataataataatagctaacatttattgaagctTAAGATATGCCATGCataggtcgggcgtggtggctcacgcctgtaatcccaacattttgggaggccaaggagggtagatcacctgaggtcaggaattcgagaccagcctgaccaatatgatgaaaccccgtctctactgaaaatacaaaaattagccggccatggtggcgggtgcctgtagtcccagctattcaggaggctgagacaggagaattgcttgaatccgggaggcggaggttgcagtgagctgagattgtgccatttgtGAACAAGAGAAAAAGTGAGAGTGGGTCAGGGGTGAGAATAAGGGGAAAGCTGCCCTATAGGTTGATGTAGATCCTGAGCAGGACAAAAACACCCTCTTTGCAGTTCTCCTTGCAAATAGTCATTAGAAACatcatcttggccgggcgcggtggctcacacctgtaatcccagcactttgggaggccaaggtgggcggatggcttgaggtcaggagttcaagaccagcctggccaacatggcaaaaccccgactctatcaaaaatacaaaaattagccaggcatggtggtgggtgcctgtaatcccagctatgtgggaggctgaggcaggagaatcacttgaacccgggaagtggaggttgcaatgtgctgagattgcaccactacactccagcctgggtaacagagtgacactgtcacacacaaacacacacacacacacgcacgcacaagTGAAATATTCTCTCCCCAgggattaaaataaatgaattacaatGCTGTCTTTCCTACTGTCTCCACATATGCAGTGGCTTGCAGGGGAGAAGTAGCTGTACTCAAGCCCCTGATAAATAAACCCTGAGTGCAGGGAACTACTCTGGCTCTTGCAGACTGACATTACCCAAGGTCAGAGGAATACAGCCAGCTGCTACAATTTTCTCATAGGCCTCTTGAATTCGCCGGCAGCTGTCCTGAAGGTTGTAAAGATTGACATTCACATCGCCTAGGTCTGCAACCATGAGGGACTGGAAGGGGAGGGCCCCCGTGCTAGGATTGACTGTCCGAAGCATCACTGATTCTTCCCGGATGCGGCGAGGTCCGAATCTGCCGAAGGAAGAATCGTCCTATCAGCCATCTGCAGAGATTTCAGGCTCTGCTTAGGCCAgggcttctcagcctcagcaATTTGGGACCAGATGATTCCATGTTGCAGTACTGCATAAtggaatgtttagcagcatccctggcctgtACTCACTAGGTGCCAGTAGCACCCTTCCTCCAAggtgtaacaaccaaaaatgcctccagatattgccaaatgtcccctgagtGCAAAACCGCCCCACTTGAGAATCACGGATCTAGGCGATATATTGAAGAGACTAAAGTGTACTAAATGGCATTAGCCAATTTCATGATCTACCTGAGTCTCAGTTTGCTAATCCGTAAAATATTTACCTTGCACCgtagtaagaattaaatgaggtagtCTATGCAAAGCACCTTGCACTTAGGAGACATTTAAAGTGCTGGCTTTCATAATTCAGATCAGGGCAGTCAGATATAGTGTTGCTGAGCTGAAGCAGAAATTGCTGATGTTCAATAATTAGGAAAATGAATTTTGCCTCCTCCGACTTGATCCTAGGAAAACTGCCTTCATTTGAGCATTTCTTGAGTCAGGTGACATCTAGAGATTTGGGGAAGGGGCAGCCAGTTTCTGCTCTCAAATGCAATGTCACCTGCCACTGTaagctggggagaggagaggaatcCACAGCAGCCATCCCAGCAAGGCCCCAGGATAGGGACACAGAGAAAGTTCAGGCTTTAGAatcccttctttttatttttctttttttcttttttttttttcttttcttttttgagacggagtctcactctgttctccaggctgtagtgcagtggcacgatctcagctcactgcaacctccacctccccggttcaagcgattctcctgccttagcctcctgagcagctgggaatacaggcctgcgcgaccacacccggcttttttttttttttttttttttttttttttttttgtacctttgtagaggcagggtttcaccatgttggccaggatggtctcaaactcctgacctcgtgatccgcccgcctcggcctcccaaagtgctgggattacaggcatgagccaccgggcaaGCCAAAATCCCTTCTTGACCAATTATGACACTAAGATGTGGGAGGCCACGCCCATGTTGAGCCCTGGGGGTCGCTTGTTGAGGGTCCAGGGAACTCAACCATTTCAAACCATAAGGGGTATTTTGGAACCGGCCACCAGCTTCCAACTCGACCCGAGGCCAGCAGGGGCGCCTGTCCCGGTGCTTTCCATGCCCGACAGCCATCAAACAGTCCCTCCACGTGTCCCCGGCCCCCGCCCTTTAGGCCTTACCTCGCCCCAGGCCGGTTAGAGGTCCCAGTATCCAGGGGCACCCCGATGAAGGCGGCGTCCAGCCCCTCGGGGGAGGTCTGCACCGGCAGGCGCATCATGGAGCAGATGCCCACCGACCGGGCCACCACCTCGGGGCTGGGGGGCTGGTTCCGGGGCGCGTCGGAAGCCTGGCGGCTCTGGCGGAGCCCGGGGTGGCAGAGCCCTACAACAGGACGCGCGCCCACGCCGGGCCCCGGCCCCCGGGCGCAGCCGGACGCCAGCAGCCGCAGCATTGCCGCGCGCGGCCCCGACCTCACCAACCAGACAGCCCGCGAGGCCGCCACGATCTGGCTGGTCCCGAAAGGCGAGGCGAATGTGCACGCGCCGGAGCCGGAGCCTGAGCCGGCTCAAAGGTCAGGGGCGCCCTGGGATCAAGGCGGGGGAAGGGCCCAGGGACCGGCCGTGCTTTCCCCTCAACCCCTCTGGACTTCAGCCTCTGGCCTCTGGTAAATAGAGTCAGGCTAGGGGCGCCCACTGGCCGGCACTGTGCCAGGGGTGTCTGCGCCCTGCTCCCCACTGTGGCCTTCAGCAACCTCTTCTCCCATTCAGAgtaattttgggtttgtttgtttgttttgttttgttttgttttgtttgagacggaatctcgctctgtcacccaggctggagtgcagtggtgccatctcagctcactgagaactccacctcccgggttcatgccattctcctgcctcagcctcccgagtagctgggactacaggcacctgtcaccatgcccggctaatttttttgtatttttagtagagacagggtttcaccgtgttagccagggtggtctcgatctcctgacctcatgatccaaccgtctcggcatcccaaagtgctgggattacaggcctgagccaccgcacccggccttgtttgtttttatagatacgatctcactatgttgcccagactagtctcgaacttctggactcaagtgatgctcccaccttggcctcccaaagtgctgggattacaggtgtgagctacagcaGCCACCccagagtaatatttttaaagccagaaAGATGTGAAGGAAAAAGATCTTTCTCTAAGCCAGAAAAAtaggaaatgcatttttttaaaaaaataatgtatttttaaatgtccaggGATAGGAGTCTCAAGAAGCAGTaaagttagttagttagttagttagttagctacttagctagctagctatctagttcgttattttgagacagggtcttgctctgctgctcaggccggagtgcagtggcgagtcccgtgactgcagcctcaaactgctgggctcaggggatcctctcacctcagcctcccaagtagttgggactacaggcacgagctatCCTGCCTGGCCAgtaaagtctttttaaataacCTTGTTAAAAAAGGACTTAAAGGCAAGCTGTAGGGAAGGTCACAGTATCAGAGAGCCTGCTACATTCTCTCTATTTCTAAGGGGAAAGAAAAAcgctgaggaaagaaagaagtgatttGTAATGGAATTATGTGAGCCATTTAGcggtattatatatattatatttttctgatcTCTAGCTATTGAGATTGAATGGAAAAGGCTCCCGTTTGCATTAAGTTGTAACCTCTACACAAAGGTCGCACAACAAACCCCACACCACTCCAGCCTCCACCCTGCAGATCAGGGCAGAGTTTCCTAATGGTCAATAATCAGCGCTCAGTGTTGGCCTTGGAGCAGGTCCCAGCCTTTTTCTGGAACAAATACAACAATCTCtcagttaatctttttttttttttctttttttttctcccttatggCACTTAAAGGGTCTGTTATTCTCTTGACTCCCAAATTCAACTGCTGTTTCTTTCGTGTTGCTTGTCCTGAATGTATCATGTTCTTACTCCtggtttttctttcattcagctcacacatatttattgagtgtctactatgtgccaggcgctCCAGTGAGGTCTCCCCATCGTCCACCACTGCTGAGCACCCTCTCCTTGAAATGTTCCTCAGGCGGCCTCTTGACTAGGTCTCCCCTGGTCTCCTTCCACCTTGGTGGCTCCTTCTCGGCTGGCAATCCTTTTTCATATGGAGGTGATGATTTTCACCCATAGGCAGGTCAACCACAAGCCCAGATCCCAGCGATGAGCTCCAGGCGACCAGTTTCTAACCCCCACCTGGATGTTTGACAGCACCTGGGGAGGGCTGCAAGTTCAGCCAGCGACTTTCCACCTCCCTGTCTTTGATCCTGCCCTATGCCCACAAATTTAAGAAGTCCTGATGGTTTCCTGCACCCAAGCCTTCTGCTCATTTCCTCTGCTGCTACTCTGGTCCAGGCCTTGCCACCTCCAGCTTTCCAGCTGATCTCACTCTCACTAGTATCACCATACACATGCCTGCCCGGTAATACCTCCTGGAGCCAATCCTTCCTAACTGTGTTCCCCCTTCTGCAGCTCCTGCAGCTCCACAGGCTTGTTCCTCCAGCCCATGGTCAGCTGCCTCAGTCCTACTTTCTTGCCTCCTTTCCTTTGTTCATGCTTTTCTGTCTGCCTTGAATGCTCCACCCCGGCCCTCAGCCCCACATGTCCAATGTTCAGTAGAAGCCCACACTCAAAAGaccttgaactctttttttttttttttttttttttttgagacggagtctcgctctgtcgcccaggctggagtccagtggcgcgatctcacctcactgcaagctctgcctcccgggttcacgccattctcctgcctcagcctcccaagtagctgggactacaggcgcccgccaccacgcccggctaattttttgtatttttagtaaagacagggtttcaccatgttggccaggatagtctcgatctcctgacctcgtgatccacccacctcagcctcccaaagtgctgggattacaggcatgagccactgtgcctggccttttttttttttttttaagggagatAGAAGTGTCGCTCTGTCATgaaggctgtggtgcagtggtgcagtcatagctcactgcagcctccacctcctgggcttgagcaatccttctgcctcagcctcctgagtagctaggactacaggtgcacgccactatgcccagctaatttttgtattttttgtagaaatagggtctcgctgggtgcggtggctcatgcccgtaatcctagcactttgggagaccgaggcaggcagatggcttgagttcaggagtttgagaccagcctgggcaacatggggaaatcctgtctctacaaagaatacaaatattacccaggcatggtggtgtacaactgtagtcccagctactcagaaggctgagatgggaggatcacgagccCAGGGAGgcaaagctgcaatgagctgtgatggcagcacttcattccagcctgggagaccaagtgagaccctgtctcaaaaacacaaaccaaaaaaagacatGGTGGGTCTCActacgtttcccaggctggtctcaaactcctggatgcaagcaaGACTGCTACcacagcttctcaaagtgctgggattacaagaatgaaccactgcacccagcctttttttctttgttgtgtgtgtgcgtgttttaaTTTATAATCCTGTATATATCAGCAGATATATCCCACATAACAAAAGCTTTCTGAGATCCTCaataattctttttaactttttttagagacagggtctgcctctgtctcccaggctggagtgcactggcaccatcgtggctcactgccTTGAACCCTAggactcaattgatcctcccacctcagcctcctgagtagctgggaccacaggctcacgCCACCTCAAGTGgctaatagttttttttaattttttttgtaattatgaggatctcactatgctgtccaggctggtcttgaactcctcaagggatcctcccaccttggcctcccaaagtgctagtattacaggtatgagccaccacacctggcctcaataaTTGTAATAGTGTAAAGGAGTCTTGAGATTTAAAAAAGCGAAAACATCTGAGAACTGCTAGCTTCAGTCAGTGGTTTCATAGTATTGTTTGTGAGAAACATTTGTATCAGTTTCCTGGAGTGtctgttaaaattcagattcctggACCCCATCCCAAACTACAGAATTAGAATCTATCAAATGTTttcacctgggtgtggtggctcacacctgtaatcccagcacattgggaggccgagggtggcagatcacttgaggtcaggagttcgagaacagcctggccaacatggtaaaaccccatctctactaaaaatgcaaaaattacccgggcatggtggcaggcgcctgtaatcccagctactcaggaggctaaggcacgagaatcacttgaacctgggaggcagaggttgcagtgagccgagatagtgccactgtactccagttgggtgacagagtgaaatcctgtctcaataaaagaaaaatgtgtttagctgggtgtggtggctcatgcctgtaatcctagcactttgggaggccaagatggcaggattgcttgagaccaggagtttgagaccagcctgggcaacatagtgagaccttatctctataaaaaaatctaaaaaaaagttagctgggcatggtggtgcatgcctcttgtcctagctactcagggggctgaggtgggaggattgcttgagcccaggaggtaggtagatgctgcagtgagccatgatcacaccactgcactccaacctgggcaacagagtgacactctgtctctaaataaataaataaaaatacggactgggccgggtgtggtggctcacgcctgtaatcccagcactttgggaggccaaggcaggcggaccacaaggt
It encodes:
- the AGMAT gene encoding agmatinase, mitochondrial isoform X1, encoding MLRLLASGCARGPGPGVGARPVVGLCHPGLRQSRQASDAPRNQPPSPEVVARSVGICSMMRLPVQTSPEGLDAAFIGVPLDTGTSNRPGARFGPRRIREESVMLRTVNPSTGALPFQSLMVADLGDVNVNLYNLQDSCRRIQEAYEKIVAAGCIPLTLGGDHTITYPILQAMAKKHGPVGLLHVDAHTDTADEALGEKLYHGAPFRRCVDEGLLDCKRVAQIGIRGYSTTLDPYRYNRSQGFRVVLAEDCWMKSLVPLMAEVRQQMGGKPIYISFDIDALDPAYAPGTGTPEIAGLTPGQALEIIRGCQGLNVVGCDLVEVSPPYDLSGNTALLAANLLFEMLCALPKVTTV
- the AGMAT gene encoding agmatinase, mitochondrial isoform X2; protein product: MLRLLASGCARGPGPGVGARPVVGLCHPGLRQSRQASDAPRNQPPSPEVVARSVGICSMMRLPVQTSPEGLDAAFIGVPLDTGTSNRPGARWRSHNHVSHIASDGKKGLMEVMERAGLKLPLPRSEKGHGPVGLLHVDAHTDTADEALGEKLYHGAPFRRCVDEGLLDCKRVAQIGIRGYSTTLDPYRYNRSQGFRVVLAEDCWMKSLVPLMAEVRQQMGGKPIYISFDIDALDPAYAPGTGTPEIAGLTPGQALEIIRGCQGLNVVGCDLVEVSPPYDLSGNTALLAANLLFEMLCALPKVTTV